CCCGGGGCCGGGCGTACCCTGTCCGAATCCGGACGTTTCCCCCGGTCGCCGTAACCCGAAACCCTTGCTGGTGCTGCAAACCCATTTATGCCAACCTGTTTGGACCCATCGGCCAAATCCTTTCCCGTATGTGGATGAATTATATTAAAATCGCCTGGCGTAACCTCACCCGCAACAAGATGTTCTCTGTCATCAACATCCTGGGCCTCGCCGCCGGCATCGCCGCCTCGCTGCTGATCCTCCAGTATGTTTCCAACGAACTGAGCTACGACCGGTTCCACGGGAAAGCGGACCGCATCTACCGCCTCAGCCGGCAACGGATGGACGAAGAAAATAACTACTCCACCGACTGGGCCGCCGGCACCTTCGGGGTAGGTACCCATTTCAAAAATGAATTTCCGGCGAATACGCGACGCTAATCGTGTGGGCTTTTGCGATGGGGGCGCCGCTGGCTTGGTGGTAGATGCGGTCCGCCTTGCGTGTTGTTTGAAAAAACATTTACACGCTTATCTTCCACATGCAGCGCGCCATGGAATTCGACAAAACCGGCACTACCCGGGTAGGCAAATACCTGATCAACCACAGTTTCATGCGGCCGGGGCTCGTGGCGGCTACCGTATCTGTTGTGATGGGACTCCTGCTGGCGGGGATTTTATTGTAATCGCGTAGCGCGATAACAGCTGTCGAGGAAGATATCAATGCTTTTGCGGTCGAACCGTGGGAGGAGCAAGTGGTCGATGCCGACAAAGCTGTCCTGTATCATTCTGAATAATCTGAACTCATAAATCATGCTCGTTAACCTGCTGATGTTAACCGTTCTCTTCATCTGCTCCAAAACTGCCATGCCCTCATCGATCGTGCTATAGTCGATGAAGCAAAGCGGCCCGCTGGGGGAAATTAATAGAATACGTGATTGCATGATGTTCGGTTTTTCAAATGAAGGGGTCACAGGATGACATTATAGTTGTTTCAAGGTAACACATTTGTGTGATATACGGCCGTTCTTTAACATAACTTTATCCGCGCCCCCGGATGTTGGGTTGCTGCCCATCAGTTTTACTAAATTTGTTAGCTAATATTGCTAAAAATATTAGCAGTCATGTGTGCAGTTAACCAACGGAACGGCCTTTCCTTTTACGCCGTCCGGGAGACAGGAGAGATCAGCGTTCCCTATGTCTGGACCCCGCTGAAAGCAGGCTTCCCTTCGCCCGCGCAGGACTATATGGAAGAAGAAATCGACCTCGTGAACCTGCTGGGAATGAACAAACCCTCGGTGTTCATCGTCCGCGTCGACGGTAATTCCATGACCGACGCGCACGTTCCCGACAGGAGTTACTTGGTGGTAGACCGCTCCCTCAAGCCCATGCCCAACGATATCGTGGTGGCCGTCCTCAATGGTGAATTCACCGTCAAAACCCTCGTCAAATCGTCCACCGGCTGGATGCTCTATCCCGAAAACTCCCTGTACGACCCCATCGTTATCCGCGACAGCGACGCGTTCCAGGTATGGGGCGTGGTGGCCCAGATCGTTATCGACCGGAGGGAAATGCGCCTGCGTAAACGGTAATGCCATGGTAGAACTGGAAGACATAACGCTGGGCGGGCTTATCCGCAGCGGCTGACGCTCATCTTCGGCGCGGCCGGGGAAGACGATCGCATACAGGCCGGCAAATGGCTGAAGGCTTATCTGCAGGAAAAATAAAGAGACAAGGCCGGGGAACCTACGGCGCCGCGCCCGGGAAGCGCCGGACCCTGGCCGTTTTCGAAAGGCAGAATGTGTAATGATTAATATGGAAGCAATCCGCCGGGCCCCTGATCGCAGGGGCCCGGTTTTATGCCTATGCGCCGCGCCGCCTGCCGCTCATCACCATCACGATCCCCGCTACCGTTACCACTGCGCCCACATAAGTAGGCCAGCCGATCCAGCGGTTTTCCTTTTTGGTGATCTCGATGGGGCCCGCGTCGAGGATTTCTTTGTCTTCTTGAATGAAGAAGCCGCGTACCAGCATCATGACGATGCCCGCAATGATGAGAATAATACCCAGTGTTTTCATATCCGGAAGTTTCCGGAACAAGGGCAAACGATGTGCCACGGGGTAAGTTTACGGTTGGG
Above is a genomic segment from Chitinophaga pollutisoli containing:
- a CDS encoding ABC transporter permease, producing MWMNYIKIAWRNLTRNKMFSVINILGLAAGIAASLLILQYVSNELSYDRFHGKADRIYRLSRQRMDEENNYSTDWAAGTFGVGTHFKNEFPANTRR
- a CDS encoding translesion error-prone DNA polymerase V autoproteolytic subunit is translated as MCAVNQRNGLSFYAVRETGEISVPYVWTPLKAGFPSPAQDYMEEEIDLVNLLGMNKPSVFIVRVDGNSMTDAHVPDRSYLVVDRSLKPMPNDIVVAVLNGEFTVKTLVKSSTGWMLYPENSLYDPIVIRDSDAFQVWGVVAQIVIDRREMRLRKR